Genomic DNA from Opitutaceae bacterium:
GGCCTGCCAGGCGTCCCACCCTTCGCTGCGCAGCGGAAGCACGACGCCGAGTTTCTCCCAGCGAAGCAGGTCATCGCTGCGTGCGAGGCAGGTCTCGTATCCGACGTTGGAGCGGCTGGAAATGTACATCATGTACCAGCGATTTCCGTGGCGAAAGATGTTCGGGCAGTCGATGATCTCGTCGGCCCCGCCGCGGAGGATGATGCCGTACTTGTACGGCGTCTTCACCTCGTCGTAAGTGCGCGCCATCGAGTCGGCGTCGACCAGAACCGGTTTGCCCGCGGGAAAGGGAATGACACCGGGGCGGGCAGGGGCCGGCGGTGGATTGGGGGAGGATTGATGGGCTGCGGCGGAAGGATTTGACATGAAGAAACTATCGATGGTGAGCGTGAATAAACCGCAAATTCCGCCCAGTTTTCGGGGTCAGTCAACTCCCCGACAACGATGCGAGATGGTTCCCGTAGCTGATCAGCCCGACGGCGCCGAGCAGCAGCGTGATAGCCGAGAAGACGATGCGTTTGGTGGCCGGGCGGCAGGCACGCCATTCGCCGATGGCGACACCGAAGCCGTAGCTGAGCAGGATCAGGATGATCATGTGGATGGCCCAGCTTGAAAACTTGAAGCTGCCCATGCGCACGTGTCCGAGTCCGTAGAAGAAGAACTGGAGGTACCACAGCAGTCCGGTGAGCAGCGCGAGGGCGTAATTCCGGAAGAGACTGGCACCGCCCGCGGTCGCGAATTCACCAAACGAGCGGTCGCGGAGGATGAGATAGAGGCAGTAAAAGAGCGTGGTGGTGAAGGCGCCGGTGTTGGAAAAAAGATAGATGACATTTCCCTGGAAGTGGCCGGCGCCGTATTTTGCGGCGACATCGGCGACGGGCTGGCCGGCGGCGAGCGAGAAGCTGAAGACTGCGGACAGAATTCCCGCGAGCAATGCGATGGGCAGGCCGATGCGCTGGTTGAATCCGGTTTTCGCGCCATCCGCCGCCATTTCCCGTTCCTTCCGAAATCCTGCGACGCCGGTGATGAGCATCGCTCCGCCTCCGAGCACGACACCGCTGACGACATAGGTGCCCGCCATGCTGGCCAGGGTTGAGCCGAGCGTGCCGGCCAGCAGCGGCGGCAGCAGCGTGCCGAGGACGCAGGAGACGCCGATGGCGATCGCGTACGTGAGCGAGTAGCCGATGTAGCGGATGGCGACGCCGAAAGCGATGCCTCCCACGCCATAGAGAA
This window encodes:
- a CDS encoding rhamnose:proton symporter: MPPEAAPLLGTLLHTVGAAAAALCYAPQRYVKNWRWQTYWLIQASGCWLVLPWIFAWFTIPSLGTVLHEAPGAAMIKSYVLGVLYGVGGIAFGVAIRYIGYSLTYAIAIGVSCVLGTLLPPLLAGTLGSTLASMAGTYVVSGVVLGGGAMLITGVAGFRKEREMAADGAKTGFNQRIGLPIALLAGILSAVFSFSLAAGQPVADVAAKYGAGHFQGNVIYLFSNTGAFTTTLFYCLYLILRDRSFGEFATAGGASLFRNYALALLTGLLWYLQFFFYGLGHVRMGSFKFSSWAIHMIILILLSYGFGVAIGEWRACRPATKRIVFSAITLLLGAVGLISYGNHLASLSGS